The region TCCGTGACATAGGCCGAGGCGTTGAAACGGCCCGCGGCGATCTGGGTGGCGTGCTGCCACGTCGAGTTGGGGCCGATCATCTGGGTGCCGGCGACGGTGAGACCGTTGGTGCCGACATCGCCGTAGAGGGTCACCTCGCCATCGGACCAGCGGACGAGCAGGTCGAACCGGTTCGACCCGGTGAAGTCGCCCGCGGTCATGGTCTCCGCGTGGGTCCAGGTCGAGTTGGGGGCCAGCAACTGGCGCTCTGTGATGAAGTGACCGTTGCCGTCATTGGTGTAGAGGGTCACCTCGCCGTCGGTCCACACCACGATCAGGTCGCTGTGGCCGGCGCCGTTGAAGTCGCCGGCGGCCATGAGCTTGGCGTGCTCCCACGTCGTGCCACTGCCCATGGAGTAGGGCAGGGGCGGCTGGTGGTACGGGCCGTGGTCGGTGTGCAGGCCCTTCTGGGCATCGTCGTAGAGCTGGAAGAACCGGTCGCCGTGCAGGGGGCTGTAGGTGATCCGGTTGTACAGCGGGTTGTCGGTCTTCACATCGGGGCCGCCCTGCAGGAAGCCGCCCACATTGCCGATGATCTCGCCGGTTTCGCCCGAGGAGTCGAACTTGGAGAACCACGGTCCGCCGGAGACCCCGCCCCACATACCGGCGCAGTCGATCTGCATCTGGTTGTAGGCCGGCAGTGGTGTCGTCCCGACGTTGGGGCAGCGGAAGGCGCGGTCCTGCGAGTCGTACTTGACCATGGGATAGCCGATGACAGTCACCTGGTTGACGAAGCCCGACGTTCGGGCCAGGGTGTTGGCGCCCACGAGGTCCTGGACCTTCCGCCCGCCGTTCTCCTTGAGGCTCGCGAAGGCGAAGTCCAGGTCGGAGTTGGCGCTCCGGTCCGAGGCGTACTGCGAGTCGCGGAACCACTCGTCGACCGGCCAGATTCCGTACGGCTGGTCGCCCGCCGACTTGGTGTGGTCGTACTTGGGCACGAACGCCGCGTTGTGGCCGAGGCAGTGACCGGCGGTGAGGATGAGGTTGCGCCCTGGGCTGCGTACCACGCTGGCTGTGCAGTTATGGGCCTTCATGTCACTTGTGGTACTGAAGAGCGTGCCGACGGATTTGACGCCGTCGAAGTGCTCGCCGGTGATCCTGGTGGCGACGGATCGCTTCCCGCGCGGTGCCTTCCAGCCCTGCGGCTGCGCGATGCGGCCCGAGGGGTCGGTGGCCGAGGCCATGCGCTGGGGCGTCCAGAACCGGACGGCGTCCTGGACCGTCCACGTTCTGTTGCCGGCCGATGATGGTGCGACGGACGCCGAGGGACTCGCGGCGGCGGTTGTCTTGCCGGTGCGTGTCGACTGGGCCGTCACATGTCTGGTGGGGGCCGGGGTCGGTGTGACAGCTCGGGCCGCAGCGGCGTTGCCCAGCAGAAGCGCGGCGCACAGTGCGAACACACCCCCCAAGCCTATTCGTGTATTAAGCAACTTAATTGCTCCAGGTCAGGCAGGCCTCAGGGCTCGATGAGCCGGGGCCACGCAAGCGGTTGACGGCCGACGCAGAGTGCGAGGCCGGGTCATTGCCTGGGGGAAGTTCAGTCCGTCGCCACGGATTGCGAGCGGCGGCCAGGCCCGCCGTTGCCGTGCGGCGACGCGGGCTGGGGACCTCCGCACTGACGGCGGCTTTCCGGGTGTCGGCGCTTCAGCGGGGGCGACTGATCGTGATCATGGTCCAGGCGCCCTGTGCAGTCACTGTCGACACCGCGGAGGCGAGGGTGCGGCCGCACAAGACGGCAGTGAGTATTCGGATGTCCGGCCCGGGCCCCCGACGGATGCGGTATCGGCACCCGGTGCCGGTTGCCCTCTGCGCCCACAGGGCGCCCCGGCAGGCGACGGGCTCGGTAGCCGGCCCGGCGCGGGTCGGCCGACAAACAGGCCATCACCTGCGGACAGGAGTCGACGCCCCTGTAATCCAGCCCAGCTCACAGCGCACCCCCCGATGCGTTCCCCCGTGCCGCCCGTGAGGCGGCATCCAGTCGACCGTGGTCAGCGGTCGCCGTTGCCATGATCGCACAATCCTCGAACATATGTACGCCTATATGTCCGGGCGTGGGATGACAGCCGTACGGCGGGCCCTCCCCACTGGCTCGGCACCGACCAACCGGCGAGAACGCAATGCCGGGGCGGGGCGCTGTACCGTGCGCCGTCTACCGCAGTCGGGGTGCGCCGAGGTGAACGGTGTCGCAGAACACCGGGGTCACATTCCGGCCGTGTGGGTCGGTGATCTGCACGGTAGCGCCATAGTCGGTGGGCGCGGGGTGCGGCGGCACCACCTCGATGCGTGGGTCGTCGTCGACCGGTATGGAGCAGGAACCGTCAGGGGCAGGGGACGCAGGGTAGAAGAGCGGGAAGTCGACCGCGTTGCCGGGATCCAGCATCAGGCGGACCGGCGCCTTCGCTTTCGGCTCCGACCAGACGGCCGGCCCTTTGCCCGCGTAAGCGTGAAGCTCCGGATAGCCGTTGAAGGCGCAGGACGCGGTGCTGGTGTTGGTCGCGCTCAGCAGGGCCGTCGGCGCCTTGCTCGACTTGTCGGCGAGGCGCGTCAGTCTCCATCGCAGCTGCTTGGTGCCGCATGCGGCACCTGGTCGGACGCCTGCCGAGGTCGAGGGCGACACGGTCGTCTGTGACGGTTCGACGGTCGGCGCCGTTGTCCGTGACGGCCCGGTGGTCGGCTGCGCGGCAACACGGTGTTCTGGACCGCAGGCTGCAGCAGCCACAACCACCCCCAGGCTGATCGCGCAGACTGCCGCTGTTCGCCGTGCCATGAGTACATCCCCCTGGCGGAGCACCCCTGCAAAGGCCGTGTGCCCCCGCTTCCGACTCCCGGACAGGGAGATGCACACGCCTCCCGGAAGGTTCCCAAGGCTGATTCCCCACGCCCATGCCTGAGCCATCTTCCGACCACCACGGCCCCCATGACAGGGCAGTGCCCGCGAGAAGCGCTCCCGCATCGCACAATCCCTTGGGGATTCACGCAATAGCGGCCAGACCTCTCGGCCGAGTGAGCCCGGCCAGGGTGTACTCGACGCCGAACCGGCGGCGCACGATCTCGGCGATCCGGGCTGGCGTCCAGCACTGGTCACTCCAGCCGAAGGCGGCCGGACCGGCATCCAACGCCGTTTCCAGAACGCGCAGTTGTCCCGGATCGAGCTTGCAGCGGGCACCGCCAGGACCCTTGGAGGCCAGAACATGCCGACCACCGGACCAGACGTGTTCGCGTACTTCGGCCCGGGCGGTGCGGACCGCCGGCCAACCTAACCTCGGGCTTTCACGAGGTGGTCTGTCCGAGGCTTGATCACAAACGCGAGAAGTGCTCCTGACCTGGAACGATAGGACTTGTCGAGGGTCCAGATCGTGCCGTGGAAAGAAGCACTTCTCAGGTGAAGAAGCATATCGGGTCGTACCCGCGTGTCCGCGTTGAGGGCAGCGGTCGTGGAGTGGTCTCGCAGGCCGGGACCGTGCTGCTGGTGGAGACAGTCCGCAAGACGGGCCTGGATACTGCGATATCGGCGGCTCTGGCACCCTGGCGCAAGCCGCGGGCGGTGCACGATCCCGGCAAGATCCTGCTGGATGTGGCGCTCGCGGTCGCCCTCGGTGGCGACTGCCTGGCCGACATCGGCATGCTGCGGGCCGAGCCGGCCGTGTTCGGGCCGGTGGCCTCGGACCCGACAGTCTCCCGGCTGATCGACACGCTCGCAGCGGGCGGCCAACGCGCCCTGAACGCGATCCGCAGTGCCCGGTCCCAAGTGCGTCAACATGTATGGAAGTTGGCCGGGTAGACGGCGCCGGATGCGACCGGTTCTGTGACCGTGGACCTGGACGGCGTCCTGGTGATCGCGCACTCCGACAAGGAAGACACGGCTGCGACCTGGAAGAAGACCTTCGGCCACCACCCGCTGATGGGCTTCGTCGACCACGGGACGGGCGGGTCCGGCGAGCCTGTGGCCGGTCTGCTCAGACCCGGAAACGCCGGCAGCAACACCGCCGCCGATCACATCACGACCACCCAACTGGCCCTGGCCCAGCTGCCCAAGTCCTATCGGCGCGGGCGCCGGACGCTGATCCGCACCGACTCCGCGGGCGGCACCCACGAGTTCGTGGCCTGGCTCGCGAAACGCGGACGGTGGCTGTCGTATTCGGTCGGCATGACCATCACCGACGCAATTCACCAGGCCGTACTCAAGGTGCCGCTCGCGGCATGGACGCCGGCCGTCGAGCCCGACGGAGAGATCCGCGACGGGGCCTGGGTGGCCGAACTCACCGGCGGCATGCTCGACGGCTGGCCGAAGGGCATGCGGCTGATCGTCCGGAAGGAACGACCGCACCCCGGCGCCCAGTTGAGGATCACGGATGCCGACGGCATGCGGATCACGTGCTTCGCCACCAACACCACCGGCCGGCCCATCGCCGAGCTCGAACTCCGCCACCGCCTGCGGGCACGGGCCGAGGACCGCGTCCGGGCTGCCCGCGCGACCGGCCTGCGGAACCTGCCCCTGCACGACACCGCGCAAAACAGGGTCTGGCTGGAGATCGTTCAGATCGCACTCGACCTGCTGGCCTGGATGCCGATGCTTGCACTGAATGGCCAGGCCCGGCTCTGGGAGCCCAAGAGACTCCGTCTGCGGCTGTTCTCCGCCGCCGCCCACCTCGTGAACACCGGCCGTCGGCGCTGGCTCCGCCTGTCCGCCCGATGGCCCTGGACCGACGTCATCACCCACGGCAATCAACAGGCTCCACGCTCTGCCGAACCCGGGCTGACCAGCCACTTCGACCGTCCCAACAACCCGCACCACCACACCGGTGAAGTGGTACCCGGCGCCCACCCGACCCGACAGCCGGGCCCTCAGCCTGCCCCAGCCCCGAAAAGACCGCACCCGACGAACGCAGAGTTCCCGCCAGCAAACTCACGGGGACTCATGAACGATCGAGGCTAGTGCTCTGACCGCGAAGGTTCACCGGGTTGCCGTTCGCGGTGCGGGACTTGCGCGCGGTTGGATGTGTGCCGACATCCAATCTGGTGCGTGGAGGCGCGGTGGCAGAGCCGGTCAAGGTCCGCAGACTGACCGACCAGGAAGGGCAGAGGCTTCAGCAGATTGTGCGCCGGGGCAGCACCAGTACGGTGCGCTACCGGCGCGCGATGATGATCCTGGCCTCGGCCGGAGGTAACCGGGTTCCGGTGATCGCCCAGCTGATCCAAGCCGACGAGGACACGGTGCGCGATGTGATCCACCGGTTCAACGAGATCGGCCTGGCCTGCTTGGACCCTCAGTGGGCGGGAGGCCGTCCCCGCCTGCTCAGCCCTGACGACGAGGACTTCGTCATCCAGACGGCCACCACCCGCCCCCGCACACTCGACCAGCCCTTCACCCGCTGGTCCATCCGCAAACTCGCCGCCTATCTGCGCAAAGTCCACGGCAGGGTGATCCGCATCGGCCGTGAGGCTCTGCGAATGCTACTGGCCCGCCGCGGGGTCACCTTCCAGCGCACCAAGACGTGGAAGGAGTCAACCGACCCCGCCCGCGACGCCAAGCTCGACCGGATCGAGCACGTCCTGGAGCACTTCCCGGACCGCACGTTCGCCTTCGATGAGTTCGGCCCGCTGGGCATCCGGCCCACCGCAGGATCCTGCTGGGCCCAACGCAGCCGGCCCGACCGGCTGCCGGCGACTTACCACCGCGCCCACGGCGTCACCTATTTCCACGGCTGCTACTCCGTCGGTGACGACACCCTGTGGGGCGTCAACCGCCGCCGCAAAGGCACGGCCAACACCCTCACGGCCCTGAAGTCGATCCGGGCAGCCCCCCCGACGGCGCCCCGATCTACATCATCCTGGACAACCTCTCCGCCCACACGGGCAACAAGATCCGCCGCTGGGCGAAGAAGAACAAGGTCGAACTGTGCTTCACCCCGACCAACGCCTCCTGGGCCAACCCGATCGAAGCGCACTTCGGACCGCTGCGGCAGTTCACCCTTGCCAACTCCCACCACCCCAACCACACCGTCCAGACCCGCGAGCTGCACCGTTACCTGCGCTGGCGCAACACCCATGCCCGCCACCCCGACGTGCTGGCCGCCCAACGCCGCGAACGCTCCCGGATCCGCAGCGAGAAGGGCATCCGCTGGGGAGGACGGCCCCTGGCCCCAGCGGCCTGATCGTCACGGCGCCCCGGTCATAGCGGCAGACAGCCGCGCTGTCGATCACCTGACACGTGCGGCGATGGCCCGTGCGCACTCCATCGACTCGGCATGCGTGGTGTCCACCTCCAGGTCATAGACCACGCCTCGGTGGACCACATCCGCCTGGGACACGGCCATCCCGATGACCCGATCGCCTCGTGCGACCTCACGGCCTGCGGCAACCGCACTGTCACACCGGACGCCGACCCACAGCACCCGCAGGTCACGCAAAGTCTTCTGCCACCGCTGCTGCGAGTCCGCTCCGCCGAGGAAGACCTCATCGACGATGACCCGGGCGCCCGCACGGGCCATCGCGGCGACTCCCTCGATCCATGCCGCTTCCAGCGTCCGGAACTCCGGCCCGACGACCACCTCTCCGTCCGGAGCGAACTCGATCCCCGCATCCGACGCCTGCATGGACGCTGGCATCGCGTCAACCAGCGTGTCGGTCCCGAGAGCCAGCCACGGATCCGGCAGGACCGCCTGCAGACACCGGGCGATCCCGGACTTCCCGGAGCTGGAACCACCGTTGAGAACGATCACCTCAGTCATCACCGCGCCACAGTAGAGGCACCGCAGCAACCCCCGAAACGGATTTCCGCGAACGCTGCCGCCTCCTACAACCCGGTGAACCTTCCCGGTCAGAGCACTAGATGATCGATTCCAAGGGGTAGTTGCGGCTGCGGGTGACCGATGAGCCTTGCTGATTCCTGTGACCGGCGCCCTTCGTGGTGACAGTCAGGTCCGGTTGACGGGCCTCGTATGGGGACAGCCGACGGGAGTAGATTCTGGCCCTGAATGCAGGCACAGATAAGGAGCGCGGCCAGTGACCAGCGACAATCGCATAGGACCGCCCAGTTTTGGAAGCGAACGCGACGTGCTGCGGGCTTTTCTCGACTACCATCGCGCGACCCTCGCCATGAAGTGCGAAGGGCTTACCGACGAGGAATTGCGGCAGCAGTCGATGCCGCCGTCCACGCTTTCGCTACTCGGTCTGGTGCGGCACATGGCGGAGGTGGAGTGTGCTTGGTTCCGTCGAGTGTTCGAGGACAACGACGCTCCCATGGTCTGGTCCGACAAGATCGACTTCCAGGCGGCCTACGACGCGAGCGCGTC is a window of Streptomyces mirabilis DNA encoding:
- a CDS encoding FG-GAP-like repeat-containing protein, which codes for MASATDPSGRIAQPQGWKAPRGKRSVATRITGEHFDGVKSVGTLFSTTSDMKAHNCTASVVRSPGRNLILTAGHCLGHNAAFVPKYDHTKSAGDQPYGIWPVDEWFRDSQYASDRSANSDLDFAFASLKENGGRKVQDLVGANTLARTSGFVNQVTVIGYPMVKYDSQDRAFRCPNVGTTPLPAYNQMQIDCAGMWGGVSGGPWFSKFDSSGETGEIIGNVGGFLQGGPDVKTDNPLYNRITYSPLHGDRFFQLYDDAQKGLHTDHGPYHQPPLPYSMGSGTTWEHAKLMAAGDFNGAGHSDLIVVWTDGEVTLYTNDGNGHFITERQLLAPNSTWTHAETMTAGDFTGSNRFDLLVRWSDGEVTLYGDVGTNGLTVAGTQMIGPNSTWQHATQIAAGRFNASAYVTDLMVRWSDGELTLYTNVGAGGFGQEHKLQDPNSTWQNATLLTSGEFSGNQKWDLMVQWSDGELDNYVGTTTSALGTEARIQNPNGLWTHNTVMTTGNFTTNHRTDDLVIRWSDGETTMYVDTGMSTLGTEQNLVSHA
- a CDS encoding DinB family protein, with the protein product MTSDNRIGPPSFGSERDVLRAFLDYHRATLAMKCEGLTDEELRQQSMPPSTLSLLGLVRHMAEVECAWFRRVFEDNDAPMVWSDKIDFQAAYDASASTRDEAFVAWEAEVENSRRIEREAESLDQAGYQPRWGEEVSLRMVMVHVLLEYGRHNGHADFLREGVDGTVGA
- the cpt gene encoding chloramphenicol phosphotransferase CPT, whose protein sequence is MTEVIVLNGGSSSGKSGIARCLQAVLPDPWLALGTDTLVDAMPASMQASDAGIEFAPDGEVVVGPEFRTLEAAWIEGVAAMARAGARVIVDEVFLGGADSQQRWQKTLRDLRVLWVGVRCDSAVAAGREVARGDRVIGMAVSQADVVHRGVVYDLEVDTTHAESMECARAIAARVR
- a CDS encoding DUF4232 domain-containing protein gives rise to the protein MSPSTSAGVRPGAACGTKQLRWRLTRLADKSSKAPTALLSATNTSTASCAFNGYPELHAYAGKGPAVWSEPKAKAPVRLMLDPGNAVDFPLFYPASPAPDGSCSIPVDDDPRIEVVPPHPAPTDYGATVQITDPHGRNVTPVFCDTVHLGAPRLR